TTTCTACTAATTTTATTAAGAATTGTTAATCATTGCTCGTGCCCAAAACAGGCGTTTATCAGTAAAGAGTAAGATGTTCATAAAACGGATTTTCGCCAACTGTAAATATAACTAATCAGATCTGAATTGATCTTGTATAGATAGTTATTTTACTGTTCAGGAATTCTCAAGAAGGAATAAGAAAAAGAATTTCTAGTTGGCTAGTCCTACATAATGTGGTTCTGCCATCGAGAATAAGCCAACCGGGCTGACTCGAAGTTCCATTGAGTCAGTGTCTGCTGATTCTGGGACATCGTATGCTACATTCCCATCTACTTGGACCCCTGGATTGAGTTGTTCAAATGTAAAGCTATCTTCCATGTAAGCCCACGCTTCTGAGCTTGTACTATATTCTGCTTCATCAATCATTAGCTTCAAACTTGACTCTCTCATCCTAATCGCTTCATTTGCCTCATTCATTACAGTCATATCTACAAGTATAAACTTTCCATCTGCTTCCACTCCTATCAATGTGCCATAACTTCGTTCTCCTATCTCTTTTCTTGTTTTCACGCCATTTACCTGATATCTGACATCTCCGACTGTGAACTCATCACCTATTGAGTGTGTACGGCTTTCTTTAGTGTTCTGGGATTCTTGTTCATTTTCTGAATTTACCTGTTTATTTGATGGCTGTTCTTCTTTTTCCGACTCATTTTGCTGATTATTAGAGTCTTGCGTAGGTTGCTCCTGCTGATTATCTGCCTTCGATGTCGTAGCTGAAGTTCCTGTACTATCTTGAGTAATAGCTGCTCCTAGTCCGATTCCCACAAATGCTATCAATACTACAACCCATCTTGAAAATTTTATACCCAATCTATCATCTATTCCTTGTCTAACATTAGGTATTAGAAATATTCCTGTTATGAAGTAGATTATTGCTGCCGGTACGCTCATTGTGAGGGAGCCAAGCCCTGCGAGAATCAGTAGGATGCCAAAGCCCCAACTAGCCATGTTGCTCAGTTTTATGTTCACATTCTCTATTTAGGAATTGAAGCTTATAAAGTGGTACGCCATGATGTACGATAGCTGTAATTTCGTTATTCATGTCTCTGAAGCCTGATACGGTTCATGAAAGACGAAGATTGAAAAATCCTATCCAAAATCAAAAGATCTAACTACAGGCTTAAAATCCTCAAATACTTGCAAGACATAGGAGAGCCCAGAACACCTACCGAGATAAGTTCCAAAACAGATATTTCCAGAAGCCACGTGAGCCGTACACTAGGTAACCTGAAAGACTCAAACTTGGTTGAGGTTCTAAATCCTGACGCACACTACGACAGAAGATACAGGATTACTGAAAAAGGAACAAAAATAATAGAGAAAATTAAAGAGATCCAGGAAGAGTGAAAAATCACCGATTCTCACTGAATCTCGCTGTGTCTGGATGTCTTCGGAGGGAAAAGCTCATTACTGAGGCCTTTCTCAATAACTTCTTCCTTGGTTATCTCTCCATTCTGGTGTGGTTCAACCGTTATTTCATCCGAATTATAGTTGACAAGTTTGCACGGAATCTCCTCTAGTCCAAGCAGAGCGAATGCCTCTGCCCTGTGATGTCCGTCAAGGATTACTCTAGTTTTTTTATCGACTATTATAGGTTCCTTCAGTCTTTTTTCGACTTTAAGAGAGGTTAGAACTTTCTTCAGGTTTTCTTCAATTACTTGCTCGTGTGGACTGAGTTTTCTGATTTCTATGTTCTGTATCTGTTCTTTGTCTTGCATTTCGTTCTGCCTCGTAGAGTCGATATTTGGCGTTGATAGTTTTTCCGTTTCAGATTTATATTAATGCTATACTTCTGTCTTAACTTATATTATTAAAAAACTTAAGATTCTTTAACAAAAACATGATAGGAAGAACTCAAAACGAATCTGTTGATACAACTATAATGACAGGATGGCTTGGAGCAGAGCAAGCAACTCGGACAAAAACAGAGGTGATAATGTGAGAACAGCATTTGTAGGAAAAGGTGGAAGCGGGAAATCAACACTAGCCGCACTGTTCATAGAATATCTCAAAGACCAGGAGAAGCAGTTTCTAGCGGCGGATGCTGACATCAACCAGCATCTTGCAGAGCTGATAGACGCAGATTTTGAAGCCGAGCTTGCAGTATCAAAAGAGGAGAACTCGAAGAAAGTCAGAGAGTATGTCAAGGGCGATAACTCTCGGATTAAAGATCAATCAAATGTTGTGAAAAGCACGCCTCCAGGCAGAGGCTCAAACTTCATCAGATTAAACGGAAAAAATAAGATTCTCAGCGATTTGGCGACCGAATACAGCGATAACTGGTTTATGCACATCGGAACATACGAAAAAGAAGGAATTGGAGCAAGCTGCTACCATACATCGTTAACTTCTTTCGAAAACATTCTCTCACACCTGAAACTGGAGAAAGATGAATGGCTCGTATCCGATATGGTGGCGGGGACTGATGCATTCGCAAACACACTTCATGCACAGTTCGACCTCATAGTTCTCGTGGTTGAGCCAACACCTGAAGGAGTCAAAGTCTATGAACAGTATAAAGAGCTTTCACAGGAAGCCGGAGTTTTCGAGAGTATAGCTGTGGTCGGTAACAAAGTAGATTGTAAGCACGACAGAGAATATCTGCAGGAAAACATCGACTCGGAGATAATCGGTTATCTGCCGAGAAAGCCCGAAATCAAGATGGCACGACAACAGCACAATCCGTTAAGCTTGGATCTACTGAACTCGGATGAAAAACAGGTCTTCCAGAGGATAGCGGAAACCTCAGAGGATCGGAAAGTCGAGTCTGATGAAAGACTTGAGAAACTAAAGGAAATCCACCGCAAGGTCTCTAAGAAACAGCATATTAAGGATGCCTGCGGGGATGTCAAAACCCAGATAGATGAAGAGTTCTCCTGGAGTGAAGTATAATGCTGGAACTGACTCCAAAAACCAATAGAGTAGTAGACAAAATCGTTCAAGACGAAGAAACACTGAAAGAACTGGCAGATGGCTTCGGCTCTCCGCTAAACATAATGCTGCCAGAAAACTTCTCAAAGAATATTCAGGCATTCAGAGATGTCTTCGATGAACACGGAATTGAAGGCAAAATATTCTTCGCCCACAAAGCCAACAAGTCAGAATCCTTAATCGCTCAAGGCAGAACGGAAGATATCGGTATTGATGTGGCATCGGAAAACGAACTCAAAAATGCCTTATCGAAAGGATTCAAGGGAGAGGAGATACTTGCAACAGGTCCGAAAAATAGAGAGTTTCTCCGTTTAGCAGTTCATCACGGATGTACACTGCATATCGACAGCTTTGAAGAGCTTAAGAAAGTCGAAGAATACAGCCGCCAGTTTGAAACGGAAACTGATGTCTTGATTAGGTTGAACAATTTTGTTCCGAGAGACAGGAAAGCTATACAGAAAAATTCACGGTTCGGAATATCTACAGGAAAGAAAGACGAGGTAATCCGGAAGCTCGATGAATACGACTCAGTAAACTTCCAGGGCTTTGCGTTTCACTTGGACACTGCGAATATGCGGAAGAAGGCTATCGCTCTTCAGAACATTTTTGATCTGGTGAAAGAGTTCCACTTAGCAGGATACCAAACCCAGATACTGGACATCGGAGGTGGAATGAAAGTAAACTACCTGGAGAGCGGAGAGGAATGGAGCGAATACCTTGAAGCAATTCAGGAATCTGTAGCAGGTAAGAGAGAAGGAATAACATGGGACAGCCACAGTTTTGGACTGCGTTCCGAAAACCAGAGCGTGAAAGGCTCGGTCGATTTATACAGTTACTACAATGAAACAGCGAAAGACGACTATCTCTGCAAACTGCTTTCCAGAGAAATACCAGGCTATGAGAGAACGTTCAGAGATCTTCTCAGGGATTATATGATAGAGCTTTACATCGAGCCAGGAAGAGCTTTACTCGATTTAGCAGGCATAACAGTCGGCAAAGTCAGTTTCGTGAAAGAAGATGCCTGTGGAGAAAAACTGGTCGGGCTCGATATGAACAATTCAAATATCAACCCGAAGAACTGGGAACTGATGGTAGACCCATACATCATCCACAGAGACGAAGACAGGGAAGATCTTGATGGAGGCGTATTTTTCGTGGGCAACCTCTGCCTGGAATCAGACTTTATCTACAAACACAAGACCTTTCTTGACAAGAAACCAGAAGAAGAAGGCGATCTCATAGTTTTCGTGAACACCGCAGCATACCATATGGACTTCGGAGAATCAAGAACGATTCAGCACGATACAGCGGACAAAATAGCCGTTTACGGCGACAACAACTGGAAAAAAGACGAACTCTATACGGGTGAAGAAATGTGAAATATGACTCGATAACAGAGCTGATCGGCGATACCCCGATGCTGAAACTCGATAGAGGAGTCACAGGACTTGAAAATATAGATGTGTATGTCAAACTGGAGTATCATAGTCCTTTTGGCTCGATCAAAGACAGGGTCGCCTGGGAATTAATCAGAGACGACATAGATGAAATCAAGGAAAAGAATCAGACGCTTCTGGAGTCTTCAAGTGGAAACACAGCTAAAGCAATTCAGGGAATCGCAGGGGCAAATGGACTTGACTTCAAGACAATCACTAACCGTATCAAAGTTGATGAGGTCAAGGATATTCTCATCATGATGGGAGCGGAGATAGAGGAGCTTCCAGGGAAAAGTGAATGTCCAGATCCAAACGATCCTGAAGATCCGCTTACATATCTCGACCAGTTAATGGCGAGAGAGGGCGAAAAATACTTCCGCACAGGACAGTATACCAACAAGAAAAACACTCAGGTTCACAGGGAGCAGACAGGACAGGAAATACTTGACGACCTTGGGAAAGTCGATTACCTCTTCGGCGGACTCGGAACAACAGGCTCAACTAAAGGCACAGCACAGAAGCTCAAGGAAGAAAATCCCGAGCTCAAAGTAACAGGTATAGTATCATCACAGGACGACTTCATACCAGGAATCAGAACCGCAAATGAGATGTGGGAAGTCGGGCTATACGAGAAGGAACTCTATAATGACAGAGCAGTAATCGATTCAAAAGACGCCTTGGAGGGAATGCTGACACTGATTAGAAACTGTGGTATCCTGGCTGGTCCAACCACGGGAGCAAACTTCGTAGCGCTGAAACGAAAGCTTTCAGAAATCGACCAGGAACTGGAAGAAAAACGAACAGCGATATTCTTCGCCTGCGACCGATTCGAACACTATCGCTCATACATCAAGGAAAGAAAACCAGAAATCTTCGGTGGAAAGGAGAGAGAAGGCACAGAAACACTGACGGAACAAGAGCTTGAACAGGTTCCAGAAATATCGGTAGATAACGCAGAAGAATGGATTGAAGAGGAAAAACCAATTATTGTTGATTCAAGGTCCAACCCTGCCTACCAGATGGCACATATACCAGGCTCAATCAACATACCTGAAGAAAAACTCAAAGAGATGATAGAAACAGGCAAACCTATCAACATGAATCAGAAAATACTGCTGGTCTGTCCAGGAGGCAGAAAATCCAGGAAATTCGCCGCCTTGTTACAGAGAGACAACTTTGAAGCATACAACCTGAAAGAAGGAGTTACAGGATGGAAAAGCGGGGAGAAAGAACTCGGGACGGTTTGACTTCAAAATATAGTTAGTTTTCTCGTTTGCAAATCTTCTTCATCATGTAAGAACCTGTTCTCCTGTGATTAGCTCAGAGATCTAAAAAGTATTAATCCCTGGATACATCGATATCAGGTTTAAACAGGTCTTCTATTTGACAGCTGAAGTAAGTCGAGAGTTTGAACGCCAGCTCAAGAGACGGATTGTAACGGTTCCGCTCGATTGCATTTATTGTCTGTCTTGAGACACCAACGGCTTCCGCTAACTCTTCCTGTGTCACTTCTTCCTGTTCACGATATACAACAATCTCGTTTTTCATACCCATAGAAATCAGCTGTATTGCCGTCCCACGTACCAGTGAGCAGCTCCAAAAACAAAGATCAACAGGAGATACGCCCAGATTGCTCCTCGGAGCGCTGCCGGAGCCGTGTAAGTGCCAGTCACACTTAGAACGACATCAGCCGGAATACCGATTATAGCGACAGCAGTAATGAATGTGTATGTTGCCTGGCTTGCCTCCCACAAAATGTGTTGTTCAAATTCGTCTCTCACTAATACTGGTGAAGCCCAGTAACCTATACCCATCCCAAGGCAGCCGAGCCAGTAAATCCCAAGACCGGCATACAAAGCCAGAGGTGCTTCAGTGATCCACCAAACTACATTCGCAATGAAGAATCCGGTGACTCCAATTCCAACAGTTCGGGTAATCCATGTGCGGTATTTTTCACGCTTCTGGACACGCTCTTGTTCCGTAATATTTTCGCTTTCTGGCATCTTTGTTTAAAGCTCCTTTTGTGTAAAGATGGCTTTACATATTTATTAATGTCTTGCTTGGTGATTTTCCGTTTGATACAGAATATAGTGACTATTTATGCGTGAGTATCTCATCTTCCCAATTTTAGAAGTTGTCTGCTGTCACTGCTGAGGTTCATAGATACTGTTAGAGGAATGGTTATTCGAAAAACTTATTACCTAATAACCGATATTATATTATATGAATAGATTATCGGAAATATATACTGATCTTGAGTCCATGCATATTGGCGAGTCTGAGAGAACATCAGAAATGGTTAAAGAATTTGACATCGATGAATACTCAGCTGTGAGCCATGAACACTTAGCTGGCCTATATGGAATGGATCACGGAAGTTTTTCAGGTACTTACTTTGGAAATGTGAGAAGAGGTGAAAATGAATTGCCTGCTATCCAGGATAAAAGACCTGCCTACCACTTTGTAGTAACTGAAGATAAAGGGTTATACCAAATTACAGATGATAAAACCTATGCAGCAGGTATAGGCAGTGGTGAGATCGAAGTCAGAGATGAAGAACTATGGCAGAATGAAGTCTTTCAAGAAGTACTGTCTGAGTGGTCAGAATGGAGAGATGATCAAAACATCTTGGGGACATTCGACACGAGAGACTTGAAAATACATAAGAATTTCTGAAGCACTATTGGGTCCTGTATCTTCTTATTTGTCTCAAGAAAGTCTGTGCATAAGATGATAGCATGACACTGATAATCTTCCGAATCAGATTGAACTAATACCAGATCGTGTGGTCCACTCTATGGATTTCATGGTCGTTTTCAGCTTCTTCTTTATAGTCAGTGAAAAGAGCTCCATCAAGGCCTGCGGCAGTAACTTCTTCGTCAGTGCGACTGTCAAGTTCGTTGATGAGATTTCTTCCGTGATAAACTGCTGCTGCCCGGAGTTCTGCTTCCCGTCGGCCACCTCCATCAAGTTCATTGCCTGCCTCGATGTCGTTGACAAGTTCTTCATCGTATTCGTGGAGGCCGAGATGGCGGAAGATATTGGGGAAATGATAGTCCGCTGCTATTTCGAAGTTCTCTTCATCTTCAACTTTTAACGGGTTTTCAGTCCCTGTTACTTCGAGATGTCCGAGCGGCATCCATACGGCAAGTTGTGCACGTTTGTAGAAATCGATTTCATTTCCATCAACTCTAACACTGTCATTATAGGTTTCAAAGTCAGTTATATTGTCTATTAAACCGTTTCCGTCGCTGTAAAGCCGTTTGTCTGATCTTTCAACGAGCTTATGGAAGCTTCCGTCATATTCTTCGCTGAGCTGTTCTCCTATGCTGTTGAGGATTGTTCTTCTATCTTCTAGCTGAGGGAGTTCGACATCGTTATCTGCGCTGAATAACTCTTTGATGTCGGTTTCGTCTAGTTCTGCTAATCGTTTGCCATTGAGAATGGAGGAGTCTTCCTCATAGGCGTTGTGAAGTGCGGCCCACATACCAAATGCTCCTTCGTGAAGCTGTCCGTTTCGTTCGTGACCATATCTTCGCCTGTTTTTGGATCGCGGAACTGGAAGTTGATGGCGTTTCCAACCATGAAGAAGTCGATAATATCTTTTTCACCTATTTCATCGGCATTCGGGAATGGCGGCCAGTTCCAGGGAACGTAGCCAAATTCTTTTTCTTCTATTTCGTCTACAACGTTTCCATAATTATCTTCTTTAAGATCTATGTGTTCAAGGTCATCTTCGACAAATTCTTGTACTGATGTGCGTACCGGATTCGTCATGAGTAAGGATTCCCTGTGTTAAGGCATAAAGCGTTGATTCTTAAATAGATAAGAGGTAATCAGCCCGTATTTCTTTTTAGTACGGATCGTCCAGTCAGCTGTATTTATGTCGAGGAATAAGTCTCTGAATGCTTTGGACCCAGTTTTTACTGAGAAAGTTTTGAATGGCTGAATCCTTCACATCAGAGGATTATTTTTGGGCTGTCGATGTCGCCAGCTACGGTGATTTAAATGAGGTATTATGGCTTTGGCTTGTCCTAAGACCTCTCCTTCTACTACAGCTTCTGCATAAGTATCTTTGGCTTCTTCAGATACATACTCTTCTACTTCAGAAAGAGTTTCTCCAGTGTAGGAATTATCGTCAACTATCAGCACGTCATCATTACTGTAATCGCCATCAACTTCTTGAACTGTTTCATCCCCGTGGTCGTTTTTTGAATATCTTACAACACTTAATTCGGCATCAAGAAGCTCTCCAGCGACAATACCTGGTTCAAGACCGCCAGCTGCTACAGGAACAACTTTTTCGATATTTTCTGGACCATAATCTAGTCTTTCAGCCCAAGACTCGATAACGGCGTCATCACCGGGAAGTCCTGATTCACGGGTTTCCCTGTCCGTTGTTGGTGTATAGATTTCTCCTTGGTTGTTTCCAGCATAAAAGCTCTTAACGTTGTCTAACGTGGAGTCCTTGACCTGAAGATACTCTTCCTCGGAGACTTTTCCTTCCAAGTATCCGTCTACAGCAATTTGGAGGGACTGGACTGACATATTTTTCTTTACTCTTGAGTTGCTCTTCTCATATCTTTCCTCTATTTCTTCTGAATCTCTTCCACCCAAATTTGTGAATCCGAGAGCTCTCTTACCGCCTCCTAACCGATCAAGGACTTCTTCCCAGGACATAGATGTTATTTAGTAGTAGTAACTTAAAAACTTTTTGGGTAAAAGGCTTTGCTCATGTAATGCCGATTGTCCACGATTCTTCATTCTTACGAACTCATGGGTAAAATGTCTGATCGTTCCTATCTTATGAAAACCCCTTTATCTGAGGGATCTTTTTCATCAGATACAAACTCTCTAGCGGATTTCTTCAGTGCAGATTCCATTTCCTCCTCATAAAATTGATCTAGTTTATCTACAGTCCGTCCAAGAGTCTCTAAATCCTCAGAAAGTTTTCCAGGCCTTAAATCAAAAGCCGGGGCTGAAACACGTATTATGCCTGTACTTACGATTTCTTTTTCGCTCAAGTCTTCCGGAATTTGATTCACATAGGTAGCATCTTCTGGAATTGCTTCACCTGCAGCTTTTCTATTCACTCGAGAAATCTCATCTTGGAAGCCTGCTAAAGCCGGCTCAAACCGATAGTTCAATGTTCCAGTTAACATTTTATCGTTCCTCACATCAGGAAATTGAAGATTGAGAGCGGCGTCTGTATCCTCTTTATGATTATCGTAGCTTAGAATCACTTGATACCCATTCTGTCCATCTTTATCCAATAAATTTTCCAGATTCTCTTCAACTTCAGCTACTATACGATCATATTTTCCAGGTGTTGAAGGTTTCCAGCCTTCAGCAGTCTCAAATATATCTACAATTTCGGACGTATAACTAGGTATTCCATCATTTGATTCTAAATCTTGAACTCTCTCAATCAGTTCCGACATATTAATCTGTTAGTTTTCAGTTCTTATATCTTTTAGCAGGTAACTGGTAGAAGAAAAACTTTTGGAAAAACTCCAACCCTATATAAAGCTTAACTCCGCTTAACCGGTTAAGAGGTTATTGAAATGGGAGATAGACCTGCAAGCATCTATAGAGAGAAACCGAACCAGCCGTACACAAGGAAGTCTCAGAAAGGGAAAGACAATTATATTAGCGGAGCACCAGCTCCAAGAGTCACACAGTACGATATGGGAGCCCGGAATACAGAGTTTGAACGCTCCATAGTTCTACAGGTAGAGGAAGGATGCGCCATTAGAAGCGAAGCACTGGAATCTGGAAGAATAGCAGCAAATTCTCATCTCAGCAAGGTTCTTGACCCTGAAGAAGAATACTACATGAAAATCCTGCCGTATCCTCATCATGTCCTGAGATACCACCCACTGGCAGGAGTAGCACAGGCAGACCGTTACTATGAAGGTATGAGGAAGCCGTTCGGAAGACCGATTGGCAGAGCAGCACTGGTAGATGATGATCAGACTGTAATGAGAGTTGAAGTAGAAGACGGAGATGAGCAGGAGGCAAGGAAAGCCCTAAAGAGAGCAAACCACAAGATGCCTGTCAGCTGCAGAGTCAAGATCGAGGAATAGAATTTTTTCCCCCAATTATTAATTTCTCCAATTTCCAATGTATTACATGGTTGAGTGGAAAGGCCATCTAGAAGGAGATATTGGACAGAAGGCGAGAATGCTTGACAGGGCTGAGAACTTTCAGGTACCTAATTTTTTCGTTATAACCTCGGAAGAACTCGAACAGATTTTTGACAATTTTACTTCCGCTGAACAGATACTTAACGCTAGTATTGGTTCAGATTATCGGAAGGAAATTAAGGATGCATACAAGGATATAGGGATGAGCTCCGAGGTCAGAAACTCGACAGGAAAAGCTAAGAACCTTGTCGGAGGACAGAGGAATAACCAGTTTGTATCGATCAGGGTATCAAATAGACGGGCGCATGCCAAATACAGGTTAAATGTCGGCTCGTCGGACCTCTTTGAAGCTTTGAAGGACGTAACCGGCTCTTACTATGAGAAAACCGGTGAAATGCCGTCTATAATTGTACAGAAAATGATTGAATCCGAGTACTCTGGTTCGGCTATTACGGGAGGTATGGAAACCCCTGGACTTGTCGAAGTTGTTGAAGGACTTGGTACCTCTTTGGAGGAAGGAGAGAACCGGCCCTACTTCTACACCCTTGACTCCGGAGAAATTGACTCGAAGAAGCCGGAGGAACACAGGAAGATCACCCGGAACCCTATGAACGGAGAGGAGAGACACAAAAAGGTTGAACCAGAGATGCCGTTTGAGGATTCAGAGATCAAGGAACTGCTTGGAAAACTTGACAGACAGGATATTAATGCCAAGTTTGCTTACAAACGCGGAGATTTCTATATTGTGGATGTTTGGGAAGAAAAGCCACGTTACGAAGTACTGAAAAATCCTGAGATACAGGGGTTAAAGGTATCAGAAGGCGATATCAGCGGAACTGTCGGCCAGGAAATTACTTATTCAGAAACTACATTGTCACCAAAGAAGTATAGAAAACATCTTGTGACTGGAGCAGGAGGTTACACCAGCAGAGATGCCGAAAAAGCCCGGGAAGAGGGCAAAACCGCTGTATTCAGCTTTGCTGAAAAACTTGAAAACGGGCAGAGAATCAATATGAAGGAGCAAAAAAGCGGTCGAAAGAATAAAAGACAGGCCAGAATGGACGGTGGAACCAGAGATAGTTTCCCATTCAGTCGAGATAGCAATGACTCCAGAGATACGAAAGCGATAACCGAAGATACTACTGATTCGCCGGTCGCCACAGAAGTTCTACCTCTTAATCCCAGAAACGGTAGAGGAGTTTTTACTTCGCCACCATACGGAGATGGCTACGTACTCAATGATAAGGCTGCAGGAGAAAATCAGTTCTCCAGAAAAAACTACGTTGATACAGCCGAACAGGCCTTCGTGTTCGACGGAGATAATTTAATGTTGGATGTGAGAAAGCTGGGGAGAGAAAGCAAAGAAATGATCAAGTATCTGGATGCCGAGAAAAAAGTTCTTATTGTAAATCGGCCGAAAATCGATGTTTTAAAAGAAGCAGTGGTAAAAGGTTACGATGCAGTTTCCTGTGAGAAACGTTTCATGGATGATTTGGAGAAAAAAGTTCAAAGAGCAGAAAAGAAGTTCATGCTGGAGAAAATCCGGGAAATTGATTCTAACTAAAAAAGTTTACCGCACATTCTTCTAACATGACTGGAGCTCAAAAACAGGAAAGACAACAGTACAACTACGAGACCTTTGAAGAAGTTCTTGAGGAACTGGAGGGAAAAGACTACGATAAGATCGGCCTCCAGGGCCCTGATGGCATTAAACCGCAGATAATTGACTTCGCATCGGATCTAGAGGATGAAGGATTTGAAACAGTTATAGTTGGAGCCTCGACTTTTGGCGCATGTGGAATTGCTGATGAAAAAGTGAATAGAATGGGTGCTGATGCCCTGGTTCACGTTGGCCATACACGGTTTCTGCACCCTGAGAAAGCAGATATGAAAGACTACGATGTATACTATCTTCCATACAGGGAGGATCGTGACCTCATGAGCGTGCTCGAAGAAAATTATGATGAAATCGATGAGGATGAGACATTGGGACTTGTCGGTGTTACCCAGTACATGGATAGAGCGGAAAAGGCTCGTGACTTCTTAGAAAGTAAGGGTTTCGAAGTGGTTGAAGGTAAGACCGGGCTTCGAACCTCAGAGCCTGGACAGGTACTGGGATGTGACGCAGGCGCCGCCCACAATATCGCTCATAAAGTAGATGCTTTCGTCTTTCTCGGCTCTGGACATTTCCACCCTTCACAGGTATCGGAGGCTGGAAAGAAAGTATATGTCGTAGATCCATACGAAAAACATATCTGGATCGAACCAGCTAATTCACTTGATGACAAGATGCAGGCAGAGTACGCCAGAGTTCTCAAGCACAAGGATAAGCAGAAATGGGGTATTGTAACCTCCTCAAAGAAAGGACAGAACTACATGAAAGCCGTTGAGATCGCTAAAGAGAAACTTGAGGAACATGGCAAAGATGTCTATGTATTTGTCGAGGATAGAATCTTCGAAGCAGACTATAGAGGATACGGAATCGATATCTATGTCAACTGTGCGTGTCCACGTATGACTAAAGACTGGCAGGACCTTGCATTTGTCTCCCCTAGGGCGCTAAGAGTTCTGGATGATGATTTTGGAGATGAATAAGGCTAGGATGAGGAGAGGATTATTCTGTTAATTTTCGTGTCATTTGCACCTCAGAGAACGTGAATTTCTGAACTGAGACCTAGGTCCAGTACTTTTTATCGAGCAGTTCTTCCCTGTTCTCAATTTTTTCTTTCTCTTTAATCATTCTCTTGATCTCTTCTTGTCCTTTAGTAAATCCTATCATTACAGCTCCAACAAGTCTTTTATCGTCAAAGAATAGTCTTCTG
This portion of the Nanohaloarchaea archaeon SW_7_43_1 genome encodes:
- a CDS encoding transcriptional regulator; translated protein: MQDKEQIQNIEIRKLSPHEQVIEENLKKVLTSLKVEKRLKEPIIVDKKTRVILDGHHRAEAFALLGLEEIPCKLVNYNSDEITVEPHQNGEITKEEVIEKGLSNELFPPKTSRHSEIQ
- a CDS encoding ATP-binding protein, whose amino-acid sequence is MAWSRASNSDKNRGDNVRTAFVGKGGSGKSTLAALFIEYLKDQEKQFLAADADINQHLAELIDADFEAELAVSKEENSKKVREYVKGDNSRIKDQSNVVKSTPPGRGSNFIRLNGKNKILSDLATEYSDNWFMHIGTYEKEGIGASCYHTSLTSFENILSHLKLEKDEWLVSDMVAGTDAFANTLHAQFDLIVLVVEPTPEGVKVYEQYKELSQEAGVFESIAVVGNKVDCKHDREYLQENIDSEIIGYLPRKPEIKMARQQHNPLSLDLLNSDEKQVFQRIAETSEDRKVESDERLEKLKEIHRKVSKKQHIKDACGDVKTQIDEEFSWSEV
- a CDS encoding pyridoxal-5'-phosphate-dependent protein subunit beta; the protein is MKYDSITELIGDTPMLKLDRGVTGLENIDVYVKLEYHSPFGSIKDRVAWELIRDDIDEIKEKNQTLLESSSGNTAKAIQGIAGANGLDFKTITNRIKVDEVKDILIMMGAEIEELPGKSECPDPNDPEDPLTYLDQLMAREGEKYFRTGQYTNKKNTQVHREQTGQEILDDLGKVDYLFGGLGTTGSTKGTAQKLKEENPELKVTGIVSSQDDFIPGIRTANEMWEVGLYEKELYNDRAVIDSKDALEGMLTLIRNCGILAGPTTGANFVALKRKLSEIDQELEEKRTAIFFACDRFEHYRSYIKERKPEIFGGKEREGTETLTEQELEQVPEISVDNAEEWIEEEKPIIVDSRSNPAYQMAHIPGSINIPEEKLKEMIETGKPINMNQKILLVCPGGRKSRKFAALLQRDNFEAYNLKEGVTGWKSGEKELGTV
- a CDS encoding transcriptional regulator — translated: MKNEIVVYREQEEVTQEELAEAVGVSRQTINAIERNRYNPSLELAFKLSTYFSCQIEDLFKPDIDVSRD
- the rpl10e gene encoding 50S ribosomal protein L16 (located in the peptidyl transferase center and may be involved in peptidyl transferase activity; similar to bacterial L16), which encodes MGDRPASIYREKPNQPYTRKSQKGKDNYISGAPAPRVTQYDMGARNTEFERSIVLQVEEGCAIRSEALESGRIAANSHLSKVLDPEEEYYMKILPYPHHVLRYHPLAGVAQADRYYEGMRKPFGRPIGRAALVDDDQTVMRVEVEDGDEQEARKALKRANHKMPVSCRVKIEE
- the dph2 gene encoding diphthamide biosynthesis enzyme Dph2: MTGAQKQERQQYNYETFEEVLEELEGKDYDKIGLQGPDGIKPQIIDFASDLEDEGFETVIVGASTFGACGIADEKVNRMGADALVHVGHTRFLHPEKADMKDYDVYYLPYREDRDLMSVLEENYDEIDEDETLGLVGVTQYMDRAEKARDFLESKGFEVVEGKTGLRTSEPGQVLGCDAGAAHNIAHKVDAFVFLGSGHFHPSQVSEAGKKVYVVDPYEKHIWIEPANSLDDKMQAEYARVLKHKDKQKWGIVTSSKKGQNYMKAVEIAKEKLEEHGKDVYVFVEDRIFEADYRGYGIDIYVNCACPRMTKDWQDLAFVSPRALRVLDDDFGDE